CTCGGTAATGCCGATTGTCCAGCCAGAAACTGAACGCGCACAGGGCATCAGGGTAATTACTGTTCCTGATATCCGCTGGCAACGCTGCGACATCAAATCAATCGGACTTCTACCCAGTGTTCTTGCCCGTCAGGCAGCAAAAGAGGCGGGCGCGGCTGAGGCGCTGTTTGTCCGCAATGGCATTTTAACCGAAGGAACCCATACCAACCTCTTCTTTGTGAAAAAAGGCGCTGTTTTTACCCATCCGCTCAACAACCACATTTTGCCTGGTGTTACCCGCACGGTTGTGCTTGAACTCTGCCAGAGGCTTAATCTGCCAGTTAGCGAAACCCCAATTGCGGAGAAGGAAATTTTAGAACTGGATGAAATCTTTGTCACCAGTACCACCTGGGAGATTGTGCCGGTTGTAATGGTCAACGAAAAAACTATCGGTCTTGGGAAACCTGGACCAATAACCCGGCGTCTTCAGCAAGAGTTCAGAAATTACATCGCTAAAATCACCAGTTCTTGATTTAAGTTACCCACTACCTTTCTTTATTTT
This genomic window from candidate division WOR-3 bacterium contains:
- the dat gene encoding D-amino-acid transaminase — its product is MNENDFCYLRSAENPLGAILPKKHARISPDDRGFYFADGVYEVMRTYSGKLFRVKDHLTRFKNSLLAVRIELPDVDEIGEICLELLERNQLQGRDVFFYIQATRGVWERNLLFPPNDVIPTLYISVMPIVQPETERAQGIRVITVPDIRWQRCDIKSIGLLPSVLARQAAKEAGAAEALFVRNGILTEGTHTNLFFVKKGAVFTHPLNNHILPGVTRTVVLELCQRLNLPVSETPIAEKEILELDEIFVTSTTWEIVPVVMVNEKTIGLGKPGPITRRLQQEFRNYIAKITSS